Proteins from one Methanococcus maripaludis C5 genomic window:
- a CDS encoding TrkH family potassium uptake protein, whose amino-acid sequence MKIFKKSDISGILHELGILISTIGLIMMLPSFIGLYFHEPFFYFLYPSLFFMIVGLLINKLTKPVSVKLKHAMVISALAWLMASLIGAIPFYIGIEYFGYLDGVFESMSAWTTTGFSIVRDVESLPRTLQIWRSLEQWIGGVGVLAMVISILSKAGASAYYRAEAREEKIMPSTIGTIKKIWHIYLLYTTIGICLLYLSGLNLWVALNICMCGISTGGMSISNQSFPFNNFAKIIMTLIMYIGGVVSFSVHHNVLTGRRVDDIQTKTSIPILFFAAFVITLTSGIDPLDSMFTVVSAMTSTGFSSVKISALTNISIAVLIFVMAIGGATGTTTGGIKLIRLVIMSKGFYYRLKEVVSPGNAILNKKIGKNPLSDFLILDAFIITFGYIVHYLFGTFVLISLGYDPFLSVFEAVSLVANMGLSVDIVNHSLHPAAKLMGIFSMWVGRLEILPIYVLIILPLYLKLKDVGKNKIVKKIESYK is encoded by the coding sequence ATGAAAATTTTCAAAAAGAGCGACATTTCGGGGATATTACACGAATTGGGGATATTAATATCTACAATCGGCCTCATAATGATGTTGCCATCTTTTATCGGACTTTACTTTCACGAACCATTTTTTTACTTTTTGTATCCATCACTTTTTTTCATGATTGTTGGATTGTTGATAAACAAACTCACTAAACCTGTTTCTGTAAAATTAAAGCATGCAATGGTTATTTCAGCATTAGCATGGCTCATGGCATCATTAATTGGGGCAATTCCATTTTATATTGGAATTGAATATTTCGGATACCTTGATGGTGTTTTTGAAAGCATGTCTGCATGGACTACAACTGGATTTAGTATTGTTCGGGATGTAGAATCCTTACCAAGAACACTTCAAATATGGAGAAGCCTTGAACAGTGGATTGGCGGGGTTGGTGTACTTGCAATGGTTATATCAATTCTATCAAAAGCAGGTGCATCAGCATACTACCGTGCAGAAGCAAGGGAAGAAAAAATCATGCCAAGCACTATTGGAACGATTAAAAAGATTTGGCATATCTATCTGTTATACACAACGATTGGGATATGTTTACTTTATTTGAGCGGTTTAAATTTGTGGGTTGCATTAAATATTTGTATGTGTGGTATTTCAACAGGCGGTATGAGTATAAGTAATCAAAGTTTTCCATTTAACAACTTCGCAAAGATTATAATGACTTTAATTATGTATATTGGAGGTGTTGTTTCATTCTCAGTACACCACAATGTTTTAACCGGAAGGCGGGTTGATGATATACAGACAAAAACTTCCATTCCGATACTTTTCTTTGCAGCATTTGTAATTACACTAACTTCGGGAATAGATCCACTCGATTCAATGTTTACAGTAGTTTCTGCAATGACGAGCACAGGATTTTCAAGTGTAAAGATATCTGCTTTAACAAACATTTCAATTGCAGTTTTGATATTTGTAATGGCAATTGGCGGGGCTACCGGAACCACTACTGGAGGTATTAAACTTATAAGACTCGTAATAATGTCAAAAGGATTTTATTACCGATTAAAAGAAGTAGTGTCTCCAGGAAATGCGATATTAAATAAAAAAATAGGTAAAAATCCATTATCTGATTTTTTAATTCTCGATGCATTTATAATTACATTTGGATACATCGTCCATTATCTATTTGGAACCTTTGTGCTAATAAGCCTTGGATACGATCCGTTTTTATCGGTATTCGAAGCAGTATCTCTAGTCGCAAACATGGGACTTTCTGTTGATATTGTAAACCACTCGCTACACCCTGCAGCAAAACTTATGGGGATATTTTCAATGTGGGTTGGAAGGCTTGAAATTCTTCCGATATATGTCCTAATAATCCTCCCGCTTTACTTAAAACTAAAAGATGTGGGCAAAAACAAAATAGTTAAAAAAATCGAAAGTTATAAATAG
- a CDS encoding transcription factor S: MVEFCPKCNNIMLPKGGVLKCVVCKHEEELGDANQEYALKEKIESKKQDVTVIENVDTLPTTRIECPACGNMEAFWWLQQTRCADEPETRFYKCKKCSHTWREYD; the protein is encoded by the coding sequence ATGGTCGAATTTTGTCCTAAATGTAATAATATCATGCTCCCAAAAGGCGGAGTTTTAAAATGTGTAGTTTGCAAACACGAAGAAGAACTCGGTGACGCAAATCAAGAATACGCTTTAAAAGAAAAGATCGAATCTAAAAAACAGGATGTTACAGTTATTGAAAACGTAGACACCCTTCCAACAACAAGAATAGAATGTCCTGCATGTGGAAACATGGAAGCATTCTGGTGGTTACAGCAGACAAGATGTGCCGATGAGCCTGAAACCAGATTTTACAAATGTAAAAAATGCAGCCATACGTGGAGAGAATACGATTAA
- a CDS encoding preprotein translocase subunit Sec61beta, which yields MAKNQDAGLSTSAGLVRYMDEDVSKIKISPEKVLGLTVSIIIIEAVLNYGILI from the coding sequence ATGGCTAAGAATCAGGATGCTGGACTCAGTACAAGTGCAGGACTTGTAAGATATATGGATGAAGATGTTTCAAAAATAAAAATATCTCCAGAAAAAGTTTTAGGATTAACCGTATCAATTATAATCATTGAAGCTGTTTTAAACTACGGAATTTTGATTTAA
- a CDS encoding PFL family protein, with product MYVPEEIIETIKMIEYQNLDIRTTTLGVNLKDCADKDLDLLKENIYNKITSYGGNLVETANKVSQKYGIPIVNKRISVTPIGLIMGSTLKGLSNEEAVDACVEVGITLDNIAKEVGVDFIGGYSALVQKRATPEEKMLIRSIPKLMTKTDRVCASVNVATTKAGINMYAVKKMGEIVKETSEITKDAIGCAKIVVFCNAPEDNPFMAGAFHGPGEGDAVINAGVSGPGVVRAVVEQLKGKDIGTVSDEIKKTAFKITRMGELVGKEVASELGVDFGIVDLSLAPTPAIGDSIANILEAVGLERCGTHGTTAALAMLNDAVKKGGAMASSNVGGLSGAFIPVSEDAGMIEAVEVGALRLEKLEAMTCVCSVGLDMIAVPGKTPASTLSAIIADEMAIGMINKKTTAVRIIPVPGKDVGDSVEYGGLLGTAPIMPVSEFSSEELIERGGRIPAPIQSLTN from the coding sequence ATGTATGTTCCAGAGGAAATTATTGAAACAATAAAAATGATCGAATATCAAAATTTAGATATCAGGACAACCACACTTGGTGTCAACCTAAAAGACTGTGCTGATAAGGATTTAGACTTGTTAAAAGAAAACATTTACAACAAAATAACATCATATGGCGGAAATTTAGTTGAAACTGCAAACAAAGTTTCTCAAAAGTATGGTATTCCGATAGTAAACAAGCGAATTTCGGTAACTCCAATCGGACTTATTATGGGAAGTACCTTGAAAGGATTAAGTAATGAAGAAGCAGTCGATGCATGTGTTGAAGTTGGAATTACACTCGATAACATCGCAAAAGAAGTTGGAGTAGATTTTATTGGAGGATACTCCGCATTAGTTCAAAAAAGAGCAACTCCTGAAGAAAAAATGCTCATTAGATCAATTCCAAAACTAATGACCAAAACGGACAGGGTATGTGCATCAGTTAATGTTGCTACAACAAAAGCAGGCATTAACATGTACGCAGTTAAAAAAATGGGCGAAATAGTTAAAGAAACTTCAGAAATTACAAAAGATGCAATTGGATGTGCAAAAATTGTTGTATTTTGTAATGCTCCAGAAGATAACCCCTTCATGGCAGGAGCATTTCACGGACCTGGTGAAGGAGATGCGGTAATCAATGCAGGTGTTTCTGGACCCGGTGTTGTTAGGGCAGTTGTTGAACAGTTGAAAGGAAAAGATATCGGAACTGTAAGTGATGAAATCAAAAAGACTGCCTTTAAAATTACCAGAATGGGTGAACTCGTTGGAAAAGAAGTTGCGAGTGAACTTGGTGTTGACTTTGGTATTGTTGATTTATCATTGGCACCAACTCCTGCAATTGGAGACAGTATTGCAAACATTTTAGAAGCTGTTGGTCTTGAAAGATGTGGAACACACGGAACTACCGCGGCACTTGCAATGTTAAACGATGCAGTTAAAAAAGGAGGAGCAATGGCTTCAAGCAATGTTGGTGGACTTAGCGGTGCATTCATACCCGTAAGTGAAGATGCAGGAATGATTGAAGCAGTTGAAGTTGGAGCTTTGAGACTAGAAAAACTTGAAGCAATGACCTGTGTATGTTCAGTAGGTCTTGATATGATTGCAGTACCTGGAAAAACACCTGCATCAACATTATCTGCAATAATTGCTGATGAAATGGCAATTGGAATGATAAACAAAAAAACTACAGCAGTTAGAATTATCCCGGTTCCCGGAAAAGATGTTGGTGACTCGGTAGAATATGGTGGACTCCTTGGAACTGCGCCAATTATGCCAGTTAGCGAATTTTCTTCAGAAGAACTTATTGAAAGGGGCGGAAGAATACCTGCACCAATTCAATCACTTACCAATTAA
- the dcd gene encoding dCTP deaminase, with translation MILSDKDIFDYVNSKRVLIEPFNSKFVGPCSYDVTLGSEFIKYKDDVYDLKKSLSHNKFEIENSIMICPLNHHLDETIIKNYKEKYNVNCVVSGGLLGTTNEYVELPNDVCAQYQGRSSFGRVFLQTHQTAGWIDSGFKGKITLEIVAYDKPVILYKNQRVGQLIFSKTLSPADTGYSDRECSKYAGQKSVMASLIKKDFEIDEEE, from the coding sequence ATGATATTAAGTGATAAAGACATTTTTGATTACGTTAATTCAAAAAGAGTTTTGATAGAACCGTTTAATTCAAAATTCGTTGGGCCCTGTTCTTACGATGTCACCCTTGGAAGCGAATTTATAAAATACAAAGACGACGTTTACGACCTTAAAAAAAGTTTAAGTCATAATAAATTTGAAATTGAAAATTCGATTATGATTTGTCCACTAAATCATCACCTCGATGAAACGATAATTAAAAATTACAAAGAAAAATACAATGTCAACTGCGTTGTGAGTGGAGGGCTTTTAGGAACCACCAATGAATACGTGGAACTTCCAAATGACGTTTGTGCACAGTATCAGGGTAGAAGCAGTTTTGGAAGGGTGTTTTTACAAACCCACCAAACCGCAGGATGGATTGATTCAGGATTTAAAGGAAAAATAACTTTAGAAATCGTGGCATACGATAAACCAGTAATACTTTATAAAAACCAGAGAGTAGGGCAGTTAATATTTAGTAAAACACTTTCACCTGCAGATACAGGCTATTCAGACAGAGAATGCTCAAAATACGCTGGACAAAAATCCGTAATGGCGTCACTTATTAAAAAAGACTTTGAAATCGATGAGGAGGAATAA
- a CDS encoding tRNA (cytidine(56)-2'-O)-methyltransferase, with amino-acid sequence MAIEILRLGHRGERDKRISTHVALTSRALGAEKIIFTEEDKHVKESVERIVDSWGGDFKFEVVKSWRTYAKRFKDNGIVVHLTMYGENINKIMTEIREDISKTNKNLLLIIGAEKVPREAYDLANYNLSVGNQPHSEVAALAIFLDRLTEGKTLYSEYDNAKIKVTPSKSEKCVFVEKD; translated from the coding sequence ATGGCTATTGAGATATTGAGGTTGGGCCATCGAGGCGAGAGAGACAAGAGAATATCTACCCACGTTGCATTAACTTCGAGGGCGCTTGGAGCTGAAAAAATAATATTTACCGAAGAGGATAAACACGTAAAAGAAAGTGTTGAAAGAATTGTTGACTCATGGGGTGGAGACTTTAAATTTGAAGTGGTTAAATCCTGGAGAACGTATGCAAAAAGATTTAAGGATAACGGGATAGTAGTACACCTTACAATGTATGGGGAAAATATTAATAAAATTATGACAGAGATTAGAGAAGATATTTCAAAAACGAATAAAAACTTGCTTTTGATAATTGGTGCTGAAAAAGTTCCTCGAGAAGCTTATGACCTTGCAAACTATAATCTATCAGTTGGAAACCAGCCCCATTCTGAAGTTGCTGCACTTGCAATATTTTTAGACAGGCTCACTGAAGGAAAAACACTTTATTCTGAATATGATAATGCAAAAATAAAAGTAACCCCTTCAAAATCTGAAAAGTGTGTTTTCGTAGAAAAGGACTAA
- a CDS encoding STT3 domain-containing protein: MGELLNKISDFFKKNEKIKLILIILFIGMMSFQIRAQTADMPFAEDSQYLKELFSDDNGRMYLTALDPYYYLRLTENYQNSGYSHVGETIVQIDNKNVPYDTIQYAPPGHTVGSVSALSIATIIVYSLWNSLDSTVTLLNAAFWVPAIMSIFLGIPVFFIIRRNTSSNMGGLVGALLLISSQSLIYKTSAGFSDTPIFEILPLLFIVWLIMEAIHAQDNTKKSVIFGGLATILMGIYPKMWLGWWYAYDITAGFMAIYLAYEYITKSKNLKNVLYTSTLFLIGGGLIISLISGINKFIQGVFSPIGFTAISEGSKITGWPNVYTTVSELAIPTFNEIITNSVGSILLFIVGVIGIMFSFVSFRHEKREFDIKYALYLTLWLLATFYAATKGVRFIALMTPALAIGIGIFAGQVENILKRYEKKVEYILYPVIGIISAVTLFKYGAEISDILIPTTYVPIVVYISIISILSLLIYKISDIISEKENAFKKVFGILLAIMLVLPSMATAVPFYTAPTMNDGWMDSLNWIKTETPENSVVTCWWDNGHIYTWATRKMVTFDGGSQNTPRAYWVGHAFSTSDENLSVGILRMLASSGDSAFDEDSLLLKKTGSVKDTVNILNEILPLSKKDAKALLLEKYGLNSTEVDEIIALTHPENTNPDYLITYNRMTDIAQVWSMFGNWNFSLPSDTDNSVRDKGYYQKLTGTAEVINKTTVIRLPLYSGDEYDIINIIEISQSGIATANALIDTEGQVEMQTPNFHKLILKFGENVYEQDINENGDYSEIVRLEKVSEDTYQVYAWISTKDLEDSVYTKLHFLDGYGLEKISLEKASQDPTTYGVQPGFKVYSVNYGTEYLN; encoded by the coding sequence ATGGGTGAGTTACTAAATAAAATCTCAGATTTTTTCAAAAAGAACGAAAAAATAAAACTCATTCTAATAATATTGTTTATAGGAATGATGAGCTTTCAAATACGTGCACAGACTGCAGACATGCCATTTGCAGAAGATAGTCAGTATTTAAAAGAGTTATTCTCGGACGATAATGGGAGGATGTATTTAACTGCACTCGATCCTTATTATTACCTTAGATTAACTGAAAATTATCAAAACAGTGGTTATTCACATGTTGGGGAAACCATTGTTCAAATAGACAATAAAAATGTTCCTTATGACACTATACAATATGCACCACCAGGGCATACAGTTGGATCAGTTTCCGCACTATCTATCGCCACAATTATAGTATATTCATTATGGAACTCGTTAGATAGTACTGTAACACTATTAAATGCGGCATTTTGGGTTCCAGCAATAATGAGTATTTTCCTTGGAATTCCAGTATTTTTCATAATACGGAGAAACACTTCATCAAATATGGGGGGACTTGTTGGGGCATTACTTTTGATTTCGAGTCAGAGTTTGATATATAAAACTTCTGCAGGATTTTCGGATACTCCGATATTTGAAATATTGCCTTTGTTATTTATTGTATGGCTCATAATGGAAGCAATTCATGCACAGGACAATACTAAAAAATCCGTGATATTTGGGGGACTTGCAACAATATTAATGGGAATTTATCCAAAAATGTGGCTCGGTTGGTGGTATGCATATGACATTACCGCAGGATTTATGGCAATATATTTAGCATACGAATATATCACAAAATCAAAAAATTTAAAAAATGTACTCTATACCTCCACGTTATTTTTGATCGGTGGAGGATTGATCATTTCATTAATATCCGGAATAAACAAATTCATACAGGGGGTATTCTCACCCATAGGGTTCACTGCAATTTCCGAAGGTTCTAAGATAACTGGATGGCCAAATGTTTATACAACAGTTTCGGAACTTGCAATACCCACATTTAACGAAATCATAACAAATTCTGTTGGAAGCATTTTGTTATTTATTGTGGGAGTAATAGGAATAATGTTCTCATTTGTTTCATTTAGGCACGAGAAAAGAGAATTTGATATAAAATACGCACTTTATTTAACATTGTGGCTTTTAGCTACGTTTTATGCTGCCACAAAAGGTGTAAGATTTATTGCATTGATGACCCCTGCACTTGCAATAGGCATTGGAATATTTGCAGGTCAGGTTGAAAATATACTTAAAAGATACGAAAAAAAAGTGGAATACATCTTATATCCCGTAATTGGGATTATTTCGGCGGTTACTTTGTTTAAATATGGTGCCGAAATATCAGATATATTAATTCCTACGACATATGTTCCGATTGTAGTTTATATATCGATAATTTCAATACTTTCCCTATTGATTTACAAAATATCAGATATAATTTCTGAAAAAGAAAATGCTTTCAAAAAAGTATTTGGAATACTTCTTGCAATTATGTTGGTTCTTCCATCAATGGCTACGGCAGTACCATTTTATACTGCGCCCACAATGAATGATGGTTGGATGGATAGTTTAAACTGGATAAAAACAGAAACTCCTGAAAATTCCGTTGTTACTTGCTGGTGGGACAACGGACACATCTACACTTGGGCCACAAGAAAAATGGTAACATTTGATGGTGGATCCCAAAACACTCCGCGGGCATACTGGGTCGGACATGCATTCTCAACTTCTGATGAAAACCTGTCTGTTGGAATTCTAAGAATGCTTGCGTCGAGTGGCGATAGTGCATTTGATGAAGATAGTCTTTTACTTAAAAAAACAGGTTCGGTAAAAGATACTGTAAATATACTAAATGAAATACTTCCATTATCTAAAAAAGATGCTAAGGCATTGCTTTTAGAAAAATATGGCCTAAACAGTACTGAAGTAGACGAAATAATCGCTTTAACACACCCTGAAAATACAAATCCTGATTATTTAATTACATATAACCGGATGACAGATATTGCACAAGTTTGGAGTATGTTTGGAAACTGGAACTTTAGCTTACCGTCAGATACGGATAATAGTGTAAGAGATAAGGGATATTATCAAAAATTAACTGGTACTGCAGAAGTAATTAATAAAACCACAGTAATTAGATTACCCTTGTATAGTGGTGATGAATACGACATTATAAATATAATTGAAATAAGCCAGTCTGGAATCGCAACAGCTAACGCATTAATTGATACTGAAGGACAAGTTGAAATGCAAACTCCAAATTTCCATAAACTGATTTTAAAATTTGGGGAAAATGTCTATGAACAGGACATTAATGAAAATGGAGATTACTCCGAAATCGTAAGACTTGAAAAAGTATCTGAAGATACATACCAAGTATACGCTTGGATATCGACCAAAGATCTCGAAGATAGCGTATATACAAAATTGCATTTTCTTGACGGATATGGACTTGAAAAAATCAGCCTTGAAAAAGCTTCGCAAGATCCAACCACTTATGGCGTACAGCCAGGATTTAAAGTTTACAGCGTAAATTACGGAACAGAATATCTCAATTAA
- a CDS encoding glycosyltransferase 4 family protein, protein MDLYFVLSALFSFVISIIFTKFIIGKMANNKYGYDLHKENKIKVAEMGGISPVVISSITMLFFNPALSLSIFLSGFVGVIDDISRLNSREKVILTFLIGFPVAFLLKLNILSSVLLILGIFISSNLTNMLAGFNGLEIGIGIILCLFMATVCLINGDIFGFKILILFSAAYLGLLYYNKYPAKVFPGDTGTLPIGAFLATVAVWRGFIPEFFIVMIPFMVDALLKQVTAGVTKKDSIFTPTELKNGKLHVEGGYLSLPRMILMKKPMEEYKIVLVLWVIEAFFGILSIIYTKYMGFNIF, encoded by the coding sequence ATGGATTTATATTTTGTTTTATCTGCTTTATTTTCTTTTGTAATTTCCATTATATTTACAAAATTCATAATTGGAAAAATGGCAAACAACAAATATGGTTATGATCTGCATAAAGAAAATAAAATTAAAGTAGCTGAAATGGGCGGGATTTCTCCAGTAGTTATAAGTTCTATAACAATGCTTTTTTTTAATCCTGCACTTTCGCTTAGCATATTCCTGTCAGGATTTGTCGGAGTAATTGATGATATTTCGAGATTGAATTCGAGAGAAAAGGTAATTTTAACATTTTTGATCGGGTTTCCTGTTGCATTTCTTTTAAAATTGAATATTTTATCGTCTGTTTTATTAATACTTGGTATTTTTATTTCTTCAAATTTAACAAACATGCTTGCGGGCTTTAATGGTCTTGAAATTGGAATTGGAATAATTCTTTGTTTATTTATGGCAACAGTATGTCTGATAAATGGGGATATCTTTGGATTTAAAATTTTGATATTATTTTCAGCAGCATACCTTGGACTTTTATACTACAACAAATACCCTGCAAAAGTGTTTCCTGGAGACACGGGAACCCTTCCAATCGGCGCATTTTTGGCAACCGTTGCAGTATGGAGGGGTTTTATTCCCGAATTTTTCATAGTCATGATTCCATTCATGGTTGATGCACTTTTAAAGCAGGTTACTGCGGGAGTTACAAAAAAAGACAGTATATTTACGCCTACCGAATTAAAAAATGGAAAATTACACGTTGAAGGCGGATATTTGTCGTTACCAAGAATGATTTTAATGAAAAAACCAATGGAAGAATATAAAATAGTACTTGTTTTATGGGTTATTGAAGCCTTTTTTGGAATTTTGAGTATTATATATACAAAATACATGGGATTTAATATTTTTTAA
- the secY gene encoding preprotein translocase subunit SecY, with product MLKIKPILELIPEVKRPLKEISFKEKIQWTGLVLILYFILGTIDIYTGGSEMPAIFDFWQTVTASKMGTLITLGIGPIVTAGIIMQLLVGSEIISLDLSKPMNRALFQGLQKLFGIGLCFLEALMFVGAGAFGTLTPLLMVVLVLQLALGAILIIYLDEIVSRYGIGSGIGLFIAAGVSQTIFVGTFGAEGYLWKFFSAMTVGSLWTALEYILPILGTILVFLVVVYVESIRVEIPLAHGRVKGAVGKYPIKFIYVSNLPVILAAALFANIQLWGMFLEKMGFPILGHYTSGRAVDGLAYYFSTPYGISSLIADPIHAVFYTIMMTIFCILFGLFWVETSGLDAKSMAKKLGNLDMAIKGFRKSQKSIEQRLKRYITPITVMGSAFVGFLAAAADFTGALGGGTGVLLTVSIVYRLYEQLVQEQLSELHPSIAKFIRK from the coding sequence CTGTTAAAAATAAAACCTATACTTGAATTAATTCCTGAAGTAAAAAGACCCTTAAAAGAAATTTCATTTAAGGAAAAAATCCAATGGACCGGACTTGTACTTATTTTGTACTTTATTTTAGGTACAATTGATATTTACACGGGCGGTTCAGAAATGCCCGCAATATTTGATTTTTGGCAGACCGTTACTGCCTCAAAAATGGGTACCTTAATTACACTAGGTATCGGACCAATTGTAACTGCGGGGATTATCATGCAGCTTCTGGTAGGATCTGAAATTATAAGTCTGGATTTATCAAAACCAATGAATAGAGCATTATTCCAAGGTTTGCAAAAATTATTCGGTATAGGGTTGTGTTTCCTCGAAGCTTTAATGTTCGTTGGAGCAGGTGCATTTGGTACCTTAACCCCACTTTTAATGGTTGTTTTGGTACTACAGCTTGCACTTGGTGCTATACTTATTATCTATCTGGATGAAATTGTTTCAAGATACGGTATCGGATCAGGTATTGGTCTTTTCATTGCTGCAGGGGTTTCACAGACAATATTTGTGGGAACCTTTGGTGCAGAAGGATACTTATGGAAATTTTTCAGTGCAATGACTGTTGGAAGTTTATGGACTGCACTGGAATACATTTTACCAATTTTGGGTACGATACTTGTATTCTTAGTTGTAGTTTACGTTGAAAGTATTAGGGTTGAAATTCCACTAGCACACGGAAGAGTAAAAGGTGCAGTTGGAAAATATCCAATAAAATTCATTTACGTTTCAAACTTACCAGTTATCCTTGCTGCAGCATTGTTTGCAAACATCCAGCTATGGGGAATGTTTTTAGAAAAGATGGGTTTTCCAATTCTTGGACATTACACGAGTGGTAGGGCAGTTGATGGGCTTGCATACTATTTCTCAACACCTTACGGAATTTCAAGCTTAATTGCAGACCCAATCCATGCAGTGTTCTACACAATAATGATGACAATCTTCTGTATATTGTTTGGTCTTTTCTGGGTTGAGACTTCGGGACTCGATGCAAAATCAATGGCCAAAAAGCTTGGAAACCTTGATATGGCAATTAAAGGATTTAGAAAAAGCCAAAAATCAATTGAACAGAGATTAAAAAGATACATCACCCCAATTACAGTAATGGGTTCAGCATTTGTTGGATTTTTAGCCGCCGCTGCGGACTTTACCGGAGCACTTGGTGGAGGTACTGGAGTTTTGCTTACAGTATCCATCGTATACAGATTGTACGAACAGCTTGTTCAGGAACAGCTCTCCGAACTTCACCCATCAATTGCGAAGTTTATCAGAAAATAA
- a CDS encoding uL15 family ribosomal protein: protein MIRKSKKITKMRGSRTCGYGEAKKHRGAGHRGGRGNAGHQKHKWLSVCKFNPDYFGKYGFNRNPCLIKQLETINIGELEEYILKYKDAFQVEDGKVVVDATTIGYEKVLGKGRISTAMVVKAVEFSEGAKEKIEAAGGEFVEL from the coding sequence ATGATTAGAAAAAGCAAAAAAATCACGAAAATGAGAGGCTCCAGAACCTGCGGATATGGAGAAGCTAAAAAACATAGAGGCGCTGGCCACAGAGGTGGTAGGGGTAACGCTGGTCACCAAAAACATAAATGGTTGTCAGTCTGCAAATTCAATCCTGATTACTTCGGCAAATACGGATTCAACAGAAACCCATGCCTCATAAAACAATTAGAAACTATTAACATTGGAGAATTGGAAGAATACATCTTAAAATACAAAGATGCATTCCAAGTAGAAGATGGTAAAGTTGTAGTTGACGCTACCACAATCGGATACGAAAAAGTTCTCGGAAAAGGAAGAATCTCAACCGCAATGGTTGTAAAAGCAGTTGAATTCTCTGAAGGGGCTAAAGAAAAAATTGAGGCTGCCGGTGGAGAATTTGTTGAATTATAA
- a CDS encoding 50S ribosomal protein L30, whose translation MAYAVVRVRGSVGVRGNIADTMKMLRLHRVNHCVVIPDNEHYTGMIKKVKDYVTYGEIDKDTLVALILKRGRLPGNKRLTEELVKELTELPVEELAEKIIAGEIKIKDTPIKPVFRLHPPRKGYDRAGVKKGFSIGGALGYRSGKINDLLNKMM comes from the coding sequence ATGGCTTACGCAGTTGTAAGAGTCAGAGGAAGCGTAGGTGTTAGAGGAAACATCGCAGATACCATGAAGATGTTGAGATTACACCGAGTAAACCACTGTGTTGTAATTCCAGATAATGAACACTACACTGGAATGATAAAAAAAGTTAAAGACTATGTAACCTACGGTGAAATCGATAAAGATACACTCGTAGCTTTAATTCTAAAAAGAGGAAGACTTCCTGGAAACAAAAGATTAACTGAAGAACTCGTAAAAGAGTTAACAGAACTTCCAGTTGAAGAGTTGGCTGAAAAAATAATTGCTGGCGAAATCAAAATAAAAGATACGCCAATCAAACCAGTATTCAGATTACACCCTCCAAGAAAAGGATACGATAGAGCAGGAGTCAAAAAAGGATTCTCAATTGGCGGTGCCTTAGGTTACAGATCTGGTAAAATCAACGATTTATTGAATAAAATGATGTAA